One part of the Sorangiineae bacterium MSr11954 genome encodes these proteins:
- a CDS encoding ATP-grasp domain-containing protein: protein MTSKPKTAIVVDPYSSGNMLAPELRRVGVTPVAVISTGEPLAAYAASFRPGDFETIVAFDGDLDALVRQLATKAPLWVLPGTESGVELADRLAAALTPERANDPELSSARRDKGWMAQAVRAAGLSILRQHAASNIDDVIAWLTKERLLEHDLVLKPPRSAGTDSVTRVPAGQDWTHTFRALLGQRNKLGVVNDRVLVQEYVTGTEYVVDTYSHDGVHTVTDLCRYGKFDNGGHMAVYDSLEFLPYDPEAYGALFDYTRGVLTALGIRNGAGHTEVMLTAEGPRLIETGARMHGGGHPRFCRLATGDSQLDRTIRHLLGEIVPGPGYTLKRTVLVVFLVARTSGTVKNIEIYDRVKSLSSHHDSIVGTRNGDRVEATRDLFASLGLGFVVFAHERRDQVWEDYATLRAIERQLVIEPASPP, encoded by the coding sequence ATGACCTCCAAGCCGAAGACCGCGATCGTCGTCGATCCCTATTCCTCGGGGAACATGCTGGCGCCGGAGTTGCGCCGCGTCGGGGTGACCCCCGTGGCCGTGATTTCCACGGGTGAACCTCTGGCTGCATACGCGGCATCCTTCCGACCCGGCGACTTCGAGACCATCGTCGCCTTCGATGGAGACTTGGACGCGCTGGTACGTCAGCTCGCGACGAAGGCACCGTTGTGGGTGCTGCCGGGAACGGAGTCCGGGGTCGAGCTCGCCGATCGCCTGGCCGCGGCGCTCACCCCGGAGCGGGCGAACGATCCCGAGCTCTCCTCGGCCCGGCGCGACAAGGGATGGATGGCCCAGGCCGTACGCGCCGCGGGGCTTTCGATCCTCCGACAGCACGCGGCGAGCAACATCGACGACGTGATCGCGTGGCTGACGAAAGAACGGCTCTTGGAACATGATTTGGTGCTGAAGCCGCCGCGCAGCGCCGGCACCGACAGCGTCACCCGCGTCCCCGCGGGCCAGGATTGGACACACACGTTTCGCGCGCTTCTCGGCCAGCGCAACAAGCTGGGTGTCGTCAATGATCGGGTGCTCGTTCAGGAATACGTGACGGGGACGGAATACGTCGTGGACACGTATAGCCACGACGGGGTTCACACGGTGACCGATCTCTGTCGCTATGGAAAGTTCGACAATGGCGGGCATATGGCCGTCTACGACTCCCTCGAGTTTCTGCCGTACGACCCGGAGGCCTACGGGGCATTGTTCGACTACACCCGCGGTGTGCTCACGGCGCTTGGGATTCGGAATGGCGCCGGCCACACCGAGGTCATGCTCACCGCGGAAGGTCCGCGCCTGATCGAGACGGGGGCGCGCATGCACGGTGGAGGTCATCCCCGTTTCTGCCGGCTGGCCACCGGCGACAGCCAGCTCGATCGCACCATTCGCCACCTTTTGGGCGAGATCGTGCCCGGCCCCGGCTACACCTTGAAACGCACCGTGCTCGTGGTCTTCCTGGTCGCGCGAACCTCTGGAACGGTGAAGAACATCGAAATCTACGACCGCGTGAAGTCCCTCTCGAGCCATCACGATTCCATCGTGGGGACGCGCAATGGAGACCGGGTCGAGGCGACACGCGATCTCTTCGCCAGCCTCGGTCTCGGGTTCGTGGTGTTCGCCCACGAGCGCCGTGATCAGGTGTGGGAGGACTACGCGACCTTGCGGGCCATCGAACGGCAGCTCGTCATCGAACCGGCGAGCCCGCCGTGA
- a CDS encoding MFS transporter — translation MTNEASQQRQHVQHVQPPQPPQQTRGTGLLLAVLLGGQAMANVDIAIVNVAVPSIERSLHTTGGQTTAVVAGYTLAYAILLSTGARLGGMLGHGRVFLWGVGAFTAASLACGAASGPASLILARIGQGAAAAFMVPQVLVGIHNHFEGQKRARAIGYYAVALSASAAFGQAMSGFLIAANVFGSGWRSVFLVNVPIGILLIAAGARRLGAERGHGAQGFDGWGVLTFSVAMALVVAPVVFGRDMGWGPTTWICLGASVPAFGAFIAIERGVSVRGGRPLLDLGIVARPEVAFGLLSQAAVTATYFSLLFVLALYLQRGLGKAPEYSGLALVPWVLAFGVAGPVLSRIPRRVGRFSPVVGCLLLTMAFASISWSTRSERAGDDLRLLALLGLGGLGLGTTFSGQIANLTAAVPVGNASDLSGLFNTMAQVAACVGVAVFGTLYFTVETRATTSAIPSASSAFSTVAASLAAMAMLGAIAAYLSVRRPMESAGDRSPSAFNPDTHDNLTRDERKRASDERSRKAIGGGVGGADSQT, via the coding sequence GTGACGAACGAGGCCTCCCAGCAGCGCCAGCATGTCCAGCATGTCCAGCCCCCCCAGCCTCCCCAACAGACGCGCGGCACAGGGCTGTTGCTCGCGGTGCTCCTGGGCGGCCAGGCCATGGCCAATGTGGATATTGCCATCGTCAATGTCGCAGTTCCCTCGATTGAACGAAGCTTGCACACCACCGGCGGCCAGACGACGGCCGTCGTGGCCGGATATACCCTGGCGTATGCCATCCTGCTCTCCACGGGCGCGAGGCTGGGCGGCATGCTCGGCCATGGGCGCGTGTTCCTATGGGGGGTTGGGGCCTTTACGGCGGCGTCGCTCGCGTGCGGCGCCGCGTCCGGTCCGGCCTCGCTCATCCTCGCCAGGATCGGTCAGGGGGCCGCCGCGGCATTCATGGTGCCCCAGGTGCTGGTGGGGATTCACAATCACTTCGAGGGCCAAAAACGAGCACGTGCCATTGGCTATTATGCGGTCGCTCTGTCCGCGAGCGCGGCATTTGGACAGGCGATGAGCGGATTTCTCATTGCTGCAAACGTATTTGGCAGCGGGTGGCGATCGGTCTTTCTCGTCAATGTTCCAATTGGGATCCTGCTCATCGCGGCAGGCGCGCGGCGCCTCGGGGCCGAGCGTGGACATGGCGCGCAAGGATTCGATGGCTGGGGGGTGCTGACCTTCTCCGTCGCCATGGCCCTGGTCGTCGCGCCCGTCGTGTTCGGAAGGGACATGGGCTGGGGCCCCACTACCTGGATTTGCCTGGGCGCGAGCGTACCCGCATTTGGAGCCTTCATCGCCATCGAACGCGGCGTGTCCGTGCGAGGAGGACGGCCCCTCTTGGACCTCGGGATCGTGGCGAGACCCGAGGTGGCCTTTGGCCTCTTGTCGCAGGCCGCGGTCACGGCCACGTACTTCTCACTGCTCTTCGTCCTCGCCCTCTATCTGCAGCGCGGGCTCGGCAAGGCGCCCGAGTACTCCGGGCTCGCCCTCGTGCCTTGGGTGCTGGCGTTCGGTGTGGCAGGGCCGGTCCTGTCGCGCATCCCGCGAAGGGTGGGCCGCTTCTCGCCCGTCGTCGGATGCCTGCTGCTGACCATGGCCTTTGCGTCGATCAGCTGGTCCACCCGCTCCGAGCGCGCGGGGGACGACCTACGCTTGCTCGCGCTGCTCGGGTTGGGCGGCCTTGGCCTCGGGACGACATTCAGCGGTCAGATCGCCAACCTCACGGCGGCCGTCCCCGTCGGCAACGCCTCCGATCTCAGCGGGTTGTTCAACACCATGGCGCAGGTCGCCGCATGCGTCGGGGTCGCGGTATTCGGCACGCTCTATTTCACGGTGGAGACCCGCGCCACCACGTCCGCGATCCCATCCGCGTCGTCCGCGTTCTCCACGGTGGCGGCCTCCCTCGCCGCCATGGCCATGCTCGGCGCCATCGCGGCCTATCTTTCCGTGCGTCGCCCGATGGAATCCGCCGGCGATCGCAGCCCGTCGGCCTTCAACCCGGATACCCACGACAACCTCACGAGAGACGAGAGAAAGCGAGCGAGCGATGAACGATCTCGGAAAGCTATCGGCGGTGGAGTTGGCGGCGCTGATTCGCAAACGTGA
- a CDS encoding HAD family phosphatase gives MSIFQAVLFDLDGTLVDSEPRSRAAWAKLFHTHSVPCDAALLATFSGRRGHDVMAEHAHAFPAARSIDSLLEEAFGYYFGPDMPSIVAVPGAIELVSRLRETHVPMGIVSSGLRDHVQSILEGIGIAHHFDVLVTSDDVQHGKPSPEGYLKACAKLRIDPTRALAFEDAPAGIAAAKAAGMTCVALTTTQRLQALEHADAVVTDFTQIPWPLALP, from the coding sequence ATGAGCATCTTCCAAGCGGTCCTTTTCGACCTGGATGGCACATTGGTCGACAGCGAACCACGCAGCCGAGCCGCTTGGGCAAAGCTATTCCACACCCACAGCGTGCCGTGCGACGCAGCGCTCCTCGCCACCTTCTCCGGCCGCCGGGGCCACGATGTCATGGCCGAGCACGCGCACGCATTTCCGGCTGCGCGCAGCATCGATTCGCTGTTGGAGGAAGCCTTTGGCTATTACTTCGGCCCCGATATGCCCTCGATCGTGGCCGTTCCCGGCGCCATCGAATTGGTGAGCCGGCTGCGCGAGACCCACGTGCCGATGGGCATCGTCTCCTCGGGCCTGCGCGACCATGTTCAGTCGATCCTCGAGGGCATTGGCATTGCGCACCATTTCGATGTCCTGGTCACCTCCGACGACGTCCAACACGGAAAGCCCTCCCCCGAAGGATATCTCAAGGCATGCGCCAAACTGCGCATCGACCCCACCCGCGCCCTGGCATTCGAAGACGCCCCCGCCGGAATCGCCGCCGCGAAAGCAGCCGGCATGACCTGCGTGGCATTGACGACCACCCAGCGCCTCCAGGCGCTCGAGCATGCCGATGCGGTGGTGACCGACTTTACGCAAATACCGTGGCCGCTGGCGCTTCCTTGA
- a CDS encoding transposase yields MEKLVFLDESGLNLAMSRSHAWVKRGREFIDRIPMNWGTNLTLLGAMRLSGWVVLSTMFKTANRPRFLAWLKRKLLPRLYPGDVLVMDNLPAHRDPRVVAACKARGVRVVYLPPYSPDLNPIESGWALQKQYVRRHAPRHPKALRLIARRARFRVTETHASNWFVHAGYRAPLR; encoded by the coding sequence GTGGAAAAGCTGGTTTTTCTCGACGAATCGGGCCTAAACCTGGCCATGAGTCGGAGCCACGCCTGGGTGAAGCGAGGTCGCGAATTCATCGATCGCATTCCTATGAACTGGGGCACGAACCTCACACTTCTTGGGGCGATGCGCCTATCGGGATGGGTCGTCCTCAGCACGATGTTCAAAACGGCCAACCGTCCCCGCTTCCTGGCTTGGCTGAAACGCAAGCTGCTCCCTCGACTGTACCCCGGAGACGTCCTGGTGATGGACAACCTCCCCGCCCACCGCGACCCGCGTGTCGTAGCCGCCTGCAAGGCGCGCGGCGTTCGTGTCGTCTACTTGCCCCCATACTCGCCCGACCTCAATCCAATTGAATCCGGCTGGGCCCTCCAAAAGCAATACGTGCGACGCCACGCTCCCCGCCACCCCAAAGCGCTTCGGCTCATCGCCAGACGAGCGCGCTTTCGAGTCACCGAGACGCACGCGAGCAACTGGTTCGTTCACGCCGGTTATCGGGCTCCACTCAGGTGA
- the tnpB gene encoding IS66 family insertion sequence element accessory protein TnpB (TnpB, as the term is used for proteins encoded by IS66 family insertion elements, is considered an accessory protein, since TnpC, encoded by a neighboring gene, is a DDE family transposase.), with the protein MLSLGPGIEIVLASAPVDLRRGHDGLVTLVQSLWKADPYSGTLFVFLGRRMDRVKILFFSAGGFVVYYKRLESGRFTLPRIPEGASCIDLDATSLTMLLDGVDLRLVRRTPMWKPAKTTAEAKKGIDIRRSA; encoded by the coding sequence GTGTTGAGTCTCGGGCCCGGCATCGAGATCGTCCTCGCGAGTGCGCCCGTCGACCTTCGGCGCGGACACGATGGCCTCGTGACGCTCGTGCAGTCTTTGTGGAAGGCCGACCCGTACAGTGGCACCCTCTTCGTGTTTCTTGGTCGCCGCATGGATCGCGTGAAGATCCTCTTCTTCAGCGCGGGCGGCTTCGTTGTCTATTACAAAAGGCTCGAATCTGGGCGCTTCACGCTGCCGCGGATCCCTGAAGGGGCCTCATGCATCGACCTCGACGCGACGTCGCTCACCATGCTGCTCGATGGTGTCGATCTTCGTCTCGTTCGACGCACACCGATGTGGAAACCCGCGAAGACGACCGCCGAAGCGAAAAAGGGGATCGACATTCGGCGGAGTGCATGA
- a CDS encoding IS66 family transposase, producing the protein MQAELEVLKRAFARRTEKMGKMPKIARPPRTPAEIAERRTEQALLRAEHIVTEEKTEPVPETLKKCHLCGGTNFRSVGTGKPSEVYSYVPGYFRRVVHTREVVACRCGGCVITAPPPERWSDKTRYDSSFVAHLVVSKCLVVTPLYRLEQSFARLGMPIARSTMNDLFRRAAQKLEPLRAPLFDVIKKDFLVHVDETSFTLTKQTSKAFIWAFVGKRLTGYRFELTRGGDAPLEVLGDSPGAFLCDDYRGYDPLEKRGLRQRCGCLAHVRRKFFEAGEVPEAKEALDLIAGMYGVEHEAEHRAFLGTAEHLALRRTYARPLFVRLLLLSRELRRAHGPKTLLGRAAHYVWRNLRPLGRFLRDPRIRLDNNLAENALRLVALGRKNFLFVHSEDAGKELALLYSLVVSCTRVAINPVEYIADVLERIDKTADDNLSNLLPDRWKPHAIASPSTFFDA; encoded by the coding sequence ATGCAGGCCGAGCTCGAGGTGCTCAAACGCGCCTTCGCCAGGCGTACCGAGAAGATGGGCAAGATGCCCAAGATCGCGCGGCCACCGAGGACGCCAGCGGAGATCGCCGAGCGCCGCACGGAGCAGGCTTTGCTTCGCGCGGAACACATCGTCACAGAAGAGAAGACGGAGCCCGTGCCCGAGACGCTGAAGAAGTGTCATCTTTGCGGCGGCACGAATTTTCGCAGCGTCGGCACCGGCAAGCCATCCGAGGTTTACTCGTACGTCCCGGGCTACTTCCGACGTGTTGTGCACACGCGCGAGGTCGTCGCGTGTCGATGCGGTGGATGCGTCATTACCGCGCCGCCGCCGGAGCGTTGGTCGGACAAGACGCGGTACGATTCGAGCTTCGTTGCGCACCTCGTCGTCTCGAAGTGCCTTGTCGTCACGCCGCTTTATCGTCTCGAGCAGTCGTTCGCGCGGCTCGGTATGCCCATCGCACGAAGCACGATGAATGACTTGTTCCGGCGTGCGGCGCAAAAGCTCGAGCCCCTCCGAGCCCCGCTCTTCGACGTCATCAAGAAGGACTTCCTCGTCCATGTCGACGAGACGTCGTTTACGCTGACGAAGCAAACCTCGAAGGCGTTTATCTGGGCCTTTGTTGGCAAGCGCCTCACGGGATATCGCTTTGAGCTCACGCGTGGTGGCGATGCTCCACTCGAGGTCCTCGGTGATTCGCCTGGCGCATTTCTGTGCGACGATTATCGTGGATATGACCCGCTCGAGAAGCGAGGACTCCGTCAGCGATGTGGCTGTCTCGCTCACGTTCGTCGGAAATTTTTCGAGGCCGGGGAGGTGCCCGAAGCGAAGGAAGCACTCGACCTCATCGCCGGAATGTACGGTGTCGAGCACGAGGCAGAGCATCGCGCGTTTCTTGGCACGGCCGAGCATCTCGCGCTGCGGCGCACCTATGCACGGCCTCTATTTGTGCGATTACTTCTGCTTTCTCGCGAACTTCGTCGTGCACACGGACCGAAGACGTTGCTCGGTCGTGCCGCGCACTATGTATGGCGCAACCTGCGCCCGCTCGGCCGTTTTCTCCGCGATCCGCGCATCCGCCTGGACAATAACTTGGCAGAAAATGCCCTTAGGCTCGTCGCTCTTGGCCGGAAAAATTTTCTATTTGTCCACAGCGAGGACGCCGGTAAGGAACTCGCACTGCTCTACTCACTGGTCGTCTCGTGCACACGCGTTGCCATCAATCCCGTTGAGTACATCGCGGACGTTCTCGAACGCATCGACAAGACCGCCGACGACAATCTCTCGAACCTCCTGCCCGATCGCTGGAAACCACACGCGATCGCATCACCCTCGACGTTTTTCGACGCTTAA
- a CDS encoding helix-turn-helix domain-containing protein, which yields MAEAHPLELRARVVEAYEAGDGSYAVIAARFRIGEASVKRWVRRGRRGVPLGADPKRGGTPSPIGQGDVDALVAKLRDATANEITAEFNRLRPRGARVHVSSMKRALHRYGYVIKKNADGRWSVSDPTS from the coding sequence ATGGCGGAAGCGCACCCTCTTGAATTGAGAGCCAGGGTCGTCGAGGCGTACGAAGCTGGCGACGGAAGCTATGCGGTAATTGCCGCTCGATTTCGTATCGGTGAGGCGAGCGTCAAGCGGTGGGTTCGTCGAGGGCGTCGTGGCGTGCCGCTCGGCGCCGACCCGAAGCGAGGCGGAACGCCGTCCCCGATCGGCCAGGGCGACGTTGATGCGCTTGTTGCGAAGCTGCGCGATGCGACCGCTAACGAGATTACGGCGGAGTTCAATCGGCTTCGCCCGCGGGGCGCGCGAGTTCATGTGTCCAGCATGAAGCGCGCGCTGCATCGGTATGGGTACGTCATCAAAAAAAACGCCGACGGCCGTTGGAGTGTCAGCGACCCGACGTCATAG
- a CDS encoding prolyl oligopeptidase family serine peptidase, whose amino-acid sequence MQSGVADPKRVGIYGGSYGGYMVMAGLTNYPERFAAGADLYGIVDFETFFAHAEPWMSALSRVEYGDPDTQRDMLRELSPIHKIDRVKAATLVLHGANDTNVPVVEAEQVVSALKSRGVPLEYVLFPDEGHGFVKSKNRLREMAAVVSWFQKYLQP is encoded by the coding sequence GTGCAGAGCGGGGTCGCGGATCCCAAGCGGGTGGGCATCTACGGCGGCTCGTACGGTGGGTATATGGTGATGGCCGGCCTCACCAACTACCCGGAGCGCTTTGCGGCGGGCGCAGATCTCTACGGGATCGTCGACTTCGAGACCTTCTTCGCCCACGCCGAGCCGTGGATGAGCGCCCTCTCTCGGGTCGAATATGGCGATCCCGATACCCAGCGCGATATGCTGCGCGAGCTCTCGCCCATCCATAAAATCGATCGCGTGAAGGCGGCGACCCTGGTCCTCCACGGTGCCAATGATACCAATGTCCCGGTGGTGGAGGCCGAGCAGGTGGTGAGCGCCTTGAAATCGCGCGGGGTGCCGCTCGAGTACGTGCTCTTTCCCGACGAAGGCCACGGCTTCGTGAAAAGCAAGAACCGCCTTCGGGAGATGGCGGCGGTGGTGAGCTGGTTTCAGAAATACCTGCAGCCGTAG
- a CDS encoding SAM-dependent methyltransferase produces the protein MGATQAPNTGRILDYWLGGDHHFSADAEAATAFSALFDGFPEVFATLRRFIGRAARAAAEEGVAQFLVLGSGIPAQGNVHEAVPGARVLYTDIDPANIELGKAILRNTPDTDYTYCDAADLGSLDRRVAAMTLDLSERLAIVMVGVSVFLDDDTVRKTLADCYDLAPEGSVLVADFDGEALESHPEVLRILDEGGEPLHLRRPERIRALLGPWALSDDGIRPVDAWRATPAGAGPTFMYGCMARK, from the coding sequence ATGGGCGCGACCCAAGCTCCGAACACCGGGCGAATATTGGATTACTGGCTCGGCGGTGATCATCATTTTTCGGCCGACGCCGAGGCAGCGACGGCGTTCAGCGCGCTGTTCGATGGTTTTCCCGAGGTCTTCGCGACATTGCGCAGATTTATCGGGCGGGCCGCTCGTGCCGCCGCGGAGGAGGGGGTGGCGCAGTTCCTCGTATTGGGATCCGGCATCCCGGCGCAAGGGAATGTGCACGAGGCGGTGCCGGGCGCCAGGGTGCTCTACACGGATATCGACCCGGCCAACATCGAGCTCGGCAAGGCGATACTCCGGAATACGCCCGACACCGATTATACTTACTGCGACGCCGCCGACCTCGGCTCCCTCGACCGGAGAGTCGCCGCCATGACCCTCGACCTGTCCGAGCGGCTGGCGATCGTCATGGTCGGAGTGTCGGTCTTTCTCGACGATGACACGGTCCGGAAGACGCTCGCGGACTGCTACGATCTGGCGCCCGAGGGCAGCGTCCTGGTGGCGGACTTCGACGGTGAAGCGCTCGAGTCCCACCCCGAGGTGCTGCGCATCCTCGACGAGGGCGGCGAGCCGCTCCACCTGCGTAGACCGGAACGGATCCGGGCGCTTCTGGGGCCGTGGGCGCTGTCCGACGACGGCATCCGGCCAGTTGACGCGTGGCGTGCCACCCCGGCCGGTGCGGGGCCAACCTTCATGTACGGGTGCATGGCGAGGAAGTAG
- a CDS encoding SDR family oxidoreductase, producing MGWIARTSSTLTLAALRAIRWRGNAGSSRYDFRDKVVVITGGSRGLGVEMARIWAAEGAKVAFCARDEQSVRRAEEELRRAGHEAMGYACDVGRQLDLDQFMRAVVHQWGGIDVLVNNAGVIQTGPAKCMTLSDFRTAMDTHFWGPLYAIFAALPAMRSRGGGRIVNISSIGGLVSVPHLLPYSATKFALTGLSTGLRTELAREGIAVTTVFPGLMRTGSPRNAWFKGQHRAEYAWFSISDSLPGITLNARRAARKIVEGCRRGDARLVLGLPAKLLAKVHGLFPAITAGLLTQVNRLLPEPGGVGTQAIRGADSASRWSPSWLTALSQRAEVRNYES from the coding sequence ATGGGATGGATTGCACGCACGAGCTCCACATTGACATTGGCCGCCCTTCGCGCGATCCGATGGCGCGGCAACGCCGGGAGCTCTCGCTATGATTTTCGCGACAAAGTGGTGGTCATTACCGGCGGCTCGCGGGGGCTGGGGGTGGAGATGGCCCGCATCTGGGCAGCCGAAGGCGCCAAGGTGGCCTTTTGCGCGCGCGACGAGCAGAGCGTGCGCCGCGCCGAAGAGGAGCTCCGCCGCGCGGGGCACGAGGCCATGGGCTACGCGTGCGACGTGGGCCGGCAACTCGACCTCGACCAATTCATGCGCGCGGTGGTCCACCAATGGGGCGGAATCGATGTGCTGGTGAACAATGCCGGGGTTATCCAAACCGGCCCCGCCAAATGCATGACCTTGTCCGATTTTCGCACCGCCATGGACACTCATTTTTGGGGACCGCTCTACGCCATCTTCGCGGCGCTGCCCGCGATGCGGTCGCGCGGCGGCGGGCGCATCGTCAATATCAGCTCCATCGGGGGCCTGGTGAGCGTGCCGCATTTGCTCCCTTACTCGGCGACCAAGTTCGCGCTCACCGGGCTCTCGACGGGCCTCCGCACGGAGCTCGCACGCGAGGGCATCGCGGTGACCACCGTGTTTCCGGGGCTCATGCGAACCGGCAGCCCGCGAAACGCGTGGTTCAAGGGCCAGCACCGAGCGGAGTACGCGTGGTTCAGCATCTCCGATTCGCTGCCCGGTATCACGCTGAACGCGCGGCGCGCGGCGCGCAAAATCGTGGAAGGGTGCCGGCGCGGCGATGCCCGCCTGGTGCTCGGGCTGCCGGCCAAGCTCCTCGCCAAGGTGCACGGCCTCTTTCCGGCCATCACCGCGGGCCTTTTGACCCAGGTCAATCGGCTATTGCCGGAGCCGGGCGGCGTGGGAACGCAAGCCATACGCGGCGCCGACAGCGCGTCGCGATGGTCGCCCTCGTGGCTGACGGCCCTCAGCCAGCGGGCCGAGGTTCGGAACTACGAGTCGTAG
- a CDS encoding DUF1440 domain-containing protein, protein MTAVMKVLHRRLPLLQRHPLPPRQIAMRVAKRLGIGKPRSTGAQKAMTLAAHFSYGGAMGTVYRRITRRIPPGPGSGIAFGLAVWTGSYLGLLPATGLLTPATFHRPQRNALMIAAHVVWGWSLGALTRRIDALPREKWPWDGLHARAPH, encoded by the coding sequence ATGACGGCGGTCATGAAGGTGCTTCATCGGAGGCTGCCCCTTCTTCAGCGCCACCCGTTGCCGCCGCGGCAGATCGCCATGAGGGTGGCCAAAAGGCTCGGCATAGGCAAACCTCGATCCACGGGCGCCCAAAAGGCTATGACCTTGGCGGCCCACTTTTCCTACGGCGGAGCGATGGGGACGGTCTATCGGCGCATCACCCGCCGCATTCCGCCCGGGCCCGGATCGGGAATCGCATTCGGTCTCGCCGTATGGACCGGCAGCTACTTGGGGTTGCTACCGGCCACTGGGCTGCTCACCCCCGCCACCTTCCATCGACCGCAACGGAATGCGCTGATGATTGCAGCGCACGTCGTTTGGGGATGGTCGCTGGGAGCGCTGACCCGCCGAATCGATGCTTTACCTCGGGAGAAATGGCCATGGGATGGATTGCACGCACGAGCTCCACATTGA
- a CDS encoding cation:proton antiporter has translation MPDGQLGALTLALLLILGGAHGLGYLFARWRQPRVIGEILAGILLGPSVFGRIAPSASALLFGEDKTSPARVVLGFLYSLGLLLLLFASGSEVRNVLGSRETRRQTWWLLGIGTSLPFAIILAFGAWLPLDPLMGAAHQRTSLLLVLAIAVAVTSIPVISKIFADLGILESRFAGLILGMAMLEDILLWGVLGVATSLAAVRTAGVDPMVNVTRHLVISTLYIGLGLTLAPKWLTKLGRSRRNVLALGSPVGWIVVVIFAYTAAAAAAGVNVVFGAFLAGFGVLGGFKGTERARFAEPVGALGKVSFGAFVPVYFAIVGYRLDLTRTFSLGMLVAFLVGSSAIRLLSMGLAARLARLRGLDIANVAITANARGGPGIVLASVAFDAGIISPAFFTTLVLTAILTSQATGFWLELVLRKGLPLLSSAPSAGEVPAPAE, from the coding sequence ATGCCCGATGGTCAACTCGGAGCGTTGACCCTCGCTCTGCTCCTCATCCTCGGAGGCGCCCACGGCCTGGGCTATCTCTTCGCGCGATGGCGGCAGCCGCGGGTCATCGGCGAAATCTTGGCCGGCATTCTCCTCGGGCCATCGGTCTTCGGCCGCATCGCACCGTCGGCGTCCGCGCTGCTCTTTGGCGAGGACAAAACCAGCCCGGCGCGCGTCGTGCTCGGCTTCCTCTATTCGCTCGGGCTGCTGCTGCTGCTTTTCGCGTCCGGCTCGGAGGTTCGAAATGTTCTGGGCAGTCGCGAAACCCGGCGTCAGACCTGGTGGCTTTTGGGCATTGGCACGTCGCTGCCGTTCGCGATCATCCTCGCGTTCGGCGCCTGGCTTCCCTTGGATCCCTTGATGGGGGCGGCCCATCAGCGCACGTCCCTGCTCCTCGTGCTCGCCATTGCGGTGGCCGTCACGTCCATCCCCGTCATCAGCAAAATCTTCGCCGACTTGGGGATCCTCGAGTCCCGGTTCGCGGGGCTGATTCTCGGCATGGCGATGCTCGAGGACATCCTGCTCTGGGGTGTTCTCGGCGTGGCCACCTCGCTGGCGGCGGTCCGCACCGCGGGCGTCGATCCCATGGTGAACGTCACACGCCATCTCGTGATTTCGACGCTCTACATTGGCCTGGGGCTCACCCTCGCGCCGAAGTGGCTCACGAAGCTGGGTCGGTCACGGCGCAATGTCCTCGCGCTGGGATCGCCCGTGGGGTGGATCGTCGTGGTCATCTTCGCGTACACCGCGGCGGCGGCGGCGGCGGGTGTCAATGTCGTGTTCGGCGCATTTTTGGCAGGTTTCGGCGTTCTGGGCGGCTTCAAAGGCACGGAGCGCGCGCGTTTCGCCGAGCCTGTCGGCGCGCTGGGGAAGGTCTCGTTCGGCGCCTTCGTCCCCGTGTACTTCGCCATCGTTGGCTATCGCTTGGATCTCACCCGGACGTTTTCACTCGGCATGCTCGTGGCCTTTCTGGTCGGCTCGAGCGCGATTCGCCTTCTTTCCATGGGCCTGGCCGCGCGATTGGCCCGACTCCGCGGCCTCGACATCGCCAATGTGGCCATCACCGCCAACGCGCGGGGAGGGCCGGGCATCGTGCTCGCGAGCGTCGCCTTCGACGCGGGCATCATCAGCCCCGCGTTCTTCACCACCCTGGTGCTCACCGCCATTCTCACCTCCCAGGCAACGGGGTTCTGGCTCGAGCTCGTCCTTCGCAAAGGCCTGCCGCTCCTCTCGAGCGCACCTTCGGCCGGAGAGGTGCCCGCCCCCGCGGAATGA